Proteins found in one Rhodothermales bacterium genomic segment:
- a CDS encoding biotin--[acetyl-CoA-carboxylase] ligase — protein sequence MPGSAIGSITDRFRTSFEGNPVIAFETTIVHLPETTSTNDEARRMAEAGAAEGTVIRADHQTSGRGRYGREWFASPGQNVLLSIILRPELPADRLGLVTLAGAVAVANTIQDLTGLHASIKWPNDVLVHDRKVSGMLLESTQYAGEETAQGFVIVGIGVNVNQQDFPPDLAARSTSLMLEIGRRVSCDEFVNRLMTHFARHYLSVNEDDGSMLRAAFVKRMTGLGEPITLYFHGGWPPVVGRMEGLSSDGGLELELNDGRRHTFHAGEVTSDAGQNTDRTS from the coding sequence ATGCCCGGATCGGCAATCGGTTCAATAACGGACCGTTTTCGCACTTCATTTGAAGGCAACCCAGTGATCGCGTTCGAGACTACCATCGTTCATCTGCCAGAGACGACATCCACGAATGATGAGGCCCGGCGAATGGCCGAAGCCGGTGCAGCCGAAGGTACGGTGATCCGTGCGGACCATCAGACGTCAGGACGCGGCCGGTACGGACGCGAGTGGTTCGCTTCACCTGGCCAGAATGTCCTGCTGTCAATAATCCTCCGACCCGAGCTGCCCGCAGATCGCCTCGGACTTGTCACGCTGGCAGGGGCTGTTGCGGTCGCGAACACGATTCAGGATCTGACCGGCCTTCACGCTTCGATCAAGTGGCCCAACGACGTTCTGGTACACGATCGAAAGGTATCCGGAATGTTGCTGGAATCGACACAGTACGCGGGGGAAGAAACGGCGCAGGGCTTCGTGATAGTCGGTATCGGAGTGAACGTGAACCAGCAGGATTTTCCGCCGGATCTGGCGGCCCGCTCGACTTCGCTGATGCTGGAGATCGGACGGCGTGTCTCCTGCGACGAATTCGTCAACAGACTGATGACTCATTTCGCCCGCCATTATCTTTCCGTGAATGAAGATGATGGATCGATGCTTCGTGCGGCATTCGTGAAACGGATGACAGGACTGGGCGAGCCCATAACGCTTTACTTTCACGGGGGCTGGCCGCCGGTCGTCGGCCGGATGGAAGGCTTGTCGTCGGATGGCGGCCTGGAGCTTGAATTGAATGACGGACGTCGCCATACCTTTCATGCCGGCGAGGTAACCTCGGACGCGGGTCAGAACACTGACCGAACCTCATGA